DNA sequence from the Thermodesulfobacteriota bacterium genome:
ACGTCAACGAGAGGTTTGCCGGCCTTGTCGGCTACGAGAAGGAGGAATTGATCGGCCTCAACTTTCTCGCCTTGCTCGATCCGGAAAGCCAGAGACGATGGGAAGAGAGGGCTCTTTCCTCCTCCCAAGGCCCATCTGCCGCTTCCCCGTGTGAACTTCGCATCCTCCGGAAGAACGGCGAGATCCGGATGGTGGAGATGAACGCCACCCAGATTCGGGATCTCCATGGCAACCAAACCCAGATCGCCTTTTTGAAGGACATCACCGAGAAACGAAGGATGGAGGAGCAGCTCCTCCAGGCCGAGAAATTGAGGGCCCTTGGAGAGATGGTGAGCGGGGTGGCCCATGACTTCAACAATGCCCTTTCCATCATCTTAGGAAACGCCCAGCTTCTTCTGCTGGGTTCGAAAGACCCTGAGCAGATTCACACTTTGAAAGTGATCGAGAGGGTGGCCAAGGAGAGCGCCCAACGGGTTCGACGACTTCAGGAGTTCACCAAGAGCCAGGCGAGACAGGATCTTTCCCGAGTGGACCTCAACGCCCTCGTGAGAGAGGCCGTCGAGATCACCCAACCCAAATGGCGGGATGAGGCCCAAAGAAAGGGCCTCGCCATCGAGGTGAGGACGAACCTCGGAACCATCCCCCATGCCGCAGGAGACATTTCTGAGCTGAGGGAGGTCCTGATCCATCTGCTTTTGAACGCGATCGAGGCCATGCCTGAGGGGGGGACGATCGAGATCCAGACCTATCATCGAAACGGAAAGGTCTATCTCGCCCTTTCGGACACCGGCCAGGGCATGACCGAAGAAGTCCGAAAGAAGATCTTCGAACCCTTCTTCACCACCAAACCCTTCACCCACAGCGGCCTCGGGTTGAGCATGGCCTATGGCGTCATCAAACGATTCGGAGGGGAGATCGAGGTGATGAGCGAACCCCAAAAGGGGACCACCTTCCTGATCTCGCTCAGGACCGATGCCGTTGCCAACCCTCCCGAGGAATCGGCGGAGGCGGCGATGACCCACAGAAAAGCAAGGATCTTAGTGATCGAGGACGAACCCCAA
Encoded proteins:
- a CDS encoding PAS domain S-box protein, producing MEREPAFESLSFAPLYEETKRKLKEVTLLYELTQISHSALSVDQMLGEIVLGLCDFFKFERLAVLLIEEATGRFILHPASVGFSKEEMERYCLGTGKGITGWVAEKGVGLWVQDGQTDSRDFGDRKDVGSEMCVPLLAGGKVIGLLDVQSDKGRAFTEEEFRLFEKVGEHLGQILESAQSEERYRTVVESALDGVLVMGEDHRLTYVNERFAGLVGYEKEELIGLNFLALLDPESQRRWEERALSSSQGPSAASPCELRILRKNGEIRMVEMNATQIRDLHGNQTQIAFLKDITEKRRMEEQLLQAEKLRALGEMVSGVAHDFNNALSIILGNAQLLLLGSKDPEQIHTLKVIERVAKESAQRVRRLQEFTKSQARQDLSRVDLNALVREAVEITQPKWRDEAQRKGLAIEVRTNLGTIPHAAGDISELREVLIHLLLNAIEAMPEGGTIEIQTYHRNGKVYLALSDTGQGMTEEVRKKIFEPFFTTKPFTHSGLGLSMAYGVIKRFGGEIEVMSEPQKGTTFLISLRTDAVANPPEESAEAAMTHRKARILVIEDEPQVREILCRGLSAFQHQVTEAPSGEQGIKLFQEKEFDLVLTDLGMPHLSGWEVCKIIKSLRSDVPVGMITGWGEEIDELKRRESGVDFIISKPFDLSRVLSLVARSIEQNSASSLSKLP